TATCAAAACAAAACTATATAAAAAAAGTGTATCAAGCTCCTTCAAGGGGACTTATAAAAGATAGAAATGGAGTTGCCTTAGCGATTAATGAACTTGGTTTTTCTATAAGTATTAAGCCCCACTTACGTTCATATAAAAATAAACATATCTTAGAAGAGTTAGTTAATACTATAGTTAGATATTTTCCAGATTTTGAAAAAGACAAATTAATTAAAAAATATAATAAATTAGATTCACCATATAAACATGATTTTGTAAAAATTATTGATTATATAGCTTATGATAAATTTTTTGATAAATATACTCTTTTTAATTCATTAGATAATTTAAAAGTAGAATCAGCAGTAAAAAGAAACTACCCTTTTAAAAAAGTTGCAGCACATATTATTGGATATGTAGGAAAAGCTTCTAGAAAAGATATTGATGCTAACCCTATTTCTAGATATAGTGGCATAATTGGTAAAAATGGTTTAGAGAAATATTATAATAATATTTTACAAGGAAAACTTGGATACAAAAAAGTAAAAGTAAATGCTCTAAATAAAGAACTTGAAGTATTAGAAGAAAAAGATGTAACTATTGATAATAATATTACTACAACTATTGATATCAAACTTGAACAATACATTCATGATATTTTTGATCAAAAAGCTGGTGCTGTAATTGTAATGAATGTGAAGAATGGTGAAATATTAGCTGCTGCTTCTTTTCCAGAGTTTGATAATAATGTTTTTGTAAATGGAATTTCTTATAAAGAATGGGATGATTTACAAAATGATATTAATAAACCTTTTACAAATAAAATAACAAATGGTATGTATCCTCCAGGAAGTGTATGGAAGATGGGTGTAGCTTTAGGCTTGTTAGAAAATGGAATAAGCAAAAACTTCAAAGTAAATTGTACAGGAACATATGAATTTGCAAATAGAAAATTCAGATGTTGGAAAAAAGATGGACATGGGATAGTTGATTTTGTTAAAGCTATTAGAGAAAGTTGTGATGATTTTTTCTATAAAGCTAGCCAAAAAGTAGGTATAAACAAAATTAGTGAAACAATGGCAAAATTTGGATTTGGAGAGAAAACAGGTGTGGACCAAATGTATGAATTCATTGGAATCAATCCAAATGAAGCTTGGAAAAGAAAAAAATACAATAGAGCTTGGTTTACAGGTGAAACACTCATTTCTTCTATTGGACAAGGTTCTGTACTTGTAACACCTATGCAAATTGCAAGATATACTTCTTTTTTAGCAACTGATAGATTGGCCACTCCTCACTTCTATAAAAAGGCTTATAAAGAGCCTACAAAAGTTGATATTGACCCAGAAAATTTAAAACTTGTACAAAAAGGTATGTATGAAGTGGCAAATGATAAACATGGAACTGCTTATTGGCACTTAAGAGGTATAAATCCTAAAATAAAAGTTGCTGCAAAAACTGGAACTGCTCAAGTTATTGGAATAGATCAAGATGTTAAAAAAAGAGTTCATGAAAAGGACTTAGAATATTTAAAAAGATCCCATGCTTGGTTGACGACATATGGACCTTTTAATAATCCTCAATATGCTGTGACAATATTAGTAGAACACGGTGGACATGGTGGAAGTGCAGCAGGAGAAATTACAACTAAAATATATAATAAATTAATAGAATTAGGTTACATAAAAGTAAACTAATTCTAAATAGACTTCATCTTAGCTAGCTCTTTTCCTATAAACTCTTTTTCATTTGCTTTTGAAACAATCAACTTAGAAATTTCATCTGTAATCATTGCCATATCATTAGTTTTAGATGCAATATTGGCATTTTCTTGGGTTTGTCTATCAAGTAAATTTACCGCATGATTAATTTGTTCAATTCCTAATAATTGTTCCCTTGATGCAGTTTCAATATCAGAAATAAGTTCAGTTGTTTGTGATACATTGTTATATAATAACTTATAACCATTTTTCATCTCATCTGCAATACTTTTCCCATAATTTGCTTTTAAATTTGCACTTTCTACTATCTTTTTTATCTCTTTAGCAGCTTCTGCACTTCTTGAAGCTAAGTTTCGCACTTCTGCAGCAACAACAGCAAAACCCTTTCCTGCTTCTCCAGCAGTTGCAGCTTCTACTGCTGCATTTAATGATAAAATATTTGTTTGAAATGCTATTTGATCAATTATTGTGATTGCCTCATTTATTGAACTTACTTGTGTATTAATTTCATCCATAGCAATTGTTGTTTTATTTGCTAGTTCTTCACCAACATGAACAGAGCTAGTAACTTCATTTGAAAACTCTGACATTTTTACTATAGTTTCAGTATTTAGCCTAATATTTCCAGTTATTTCTTCAATTGCAGCAGCTGTTTCTTCTATACTTGCAGCTGCACTTGTTGAACTTTCATTTAATTTTTGAACATTTTCAAGTAATTCATTTGAAGTATAATCTAGTGTTAAGCCATTTGATTTATTTTCATATAAAATTTGAGAAATCAAATCTGTAACATTATTTAATGCTAAAACTAATTTTCCACTTTCATTCTCAATTTTACTAGTAAA
This portion of the Arcobacter nitrofigilis DSM 7299 genome encodes:
- the mrdA gene encoding penicillin-binding protein 2 — translated: MKKRLNLILILIGVVCLLLVYRLYYLSIKSNTYYEQLSKQNYIKKVYQAPSRGLIKDRNGVALAINELGFSISIKPHLRSYKNKHILEELVNTIVRYFPDFEKDKLIKKYNKLDSPYKHDFVKIIDYIAYDKFFDKYTLFNSLDNLKVESAVKRNYPFKKVAAHIIGYVGKASRKDIDANPISRYSGIIGKNGLEKYYNNILQGKLGYKKVKVNALNKELEVLEEKDVTIDNNITTTIDIKLEQYIHDIFDQKAGAVIVMNVKNGEILAAASFPEFDNNVFVNGISYKEWDDLQNDINKPFTNKITNGMYPPGSVWKMGVALGLLENGISKNFKVNCTGTYEFANRKFRCWKKDGHGIVDFVKAIRESCDDFFYKASQKVGINKISETMAKFGFGEKTGVDQMYEFIGINPNEAWKRKKYNRAWFTGETLISSIGQGSVLVTPMQIARYTSFLATDRLATPHFYKKAYKEPTKVDIDPENLKLVQKGMYEVANDKHGTAYWHLRGINPKIKVAAKTGTAQVIGIDQDVKKRVHEKDLEYLKRSHAWLTTYGPFNNPQYAVTILVEHGGHGGSAAGEITTKIYNKLIELGYIKVN